In Tautonia marina, the sequence GCACTCGGTCAGTTCTTCGAGTCGCGTCTCGATGGTCCATGACGGCGACGCGAACCAATCGCGGTACAGGGCGACGAACTCGTCGACCGAGCGCAGCCGTTGGCCATCGGGCCGAATCAAGGTCAGCTCTCCTTCCGGGAGCGTGGCCATCAGGGCGGGCAGATCCCGCATCTTAATCGCGCGGAGATGCTCCTCCAACGATTCTCGAAAGGTCATGGGACAACACTCCTGCCTCGGACCGAAGACGGTCCCGGGCAGAGGGAAGGCTCTCTCGTGCTCGATCACCCGGGAAGTCCGAGAGACTCAGAACGCAAATGCCGCGCCGGGCGAACCCACCCGCTCGCCGTTTCTGAATCGATCCGAGCACCACCGCGCCCCCAGAACTCACAAACGGCCAAGGAACCCATTGGTTCCCCGGCCGTTTGTGGGAGTGTCTTGGCCCAGACCTGTCGGGCTCATCGCGCGTTGATCAGCGGGCTCCCGCGCGTTCCTTGATCGCCTCGGGAATGGCAAAGGTTCCCTCGGGGAACGAGACGCCATGCTCAACCGACTGGATCGTGGTCTTGACCTCCTGGCCGAGCAGCACCTCCGTGCTGACGAACGGGATCTTCAGGCCATCGACTTCCTGATAATCGCTCACGATCGATTCGACCGGGATCTCACCCATCGGCGATTCAACAATCCGGCGCGATTTGACCAGCAGCCCGGAATCGACGGCGTAAAAGCGGGTTTCGACACGCCCTTCCTTCGGGGTCATGGCCACCACGTAGCACGGGGTCCCATCGACCTCCATGACCTCCTTGGTTTCGGCCTGATCGTAGTAGTTTCGCCATTCCACGTCGGAGTAGAAGGCCGCCTCGCGCAGGAAGGCGGCTTTCTCGGGGCCTTCCAGCACCCGCTCACCGCTGACGGGGTTGATCTCGTAGGCAATGGTGCCGTCGGTTCCTTGCAAAAACGTGCCGACGTTTTCCAGCTCCAGGGAGGTCTTCATCTTGTTTGGAGCTTCTTGTTCAAGAATCAGCTTACCCTTCAACCCCGCGCCGACGAATTCGATCGTACCGGTAACCTTGCGGGTGCTGAGTGCCTTGTAGGCCGCCTCGCCGCCGGTCGCCTCGATCGCTTTGGCCAGAATCTCCTCAGCCTTGGGCAAGGCATCGTCCTGCCCAACCGCGGGAGACACCGCCGCGACCAGCAGCCCCAGAGACAGCAGGCGGAGCAGGGGGGGACCGTAATTCCGAGTCATCGACGTGAGAACCTTTCTCGTAAAGGAAGGGAGCAGCGAACCTGAGAATCTGTCAAACCGAAAACGAAAGGGAAAGACTGAAGTCAGCCGAACGAGGGTCGTACCGAGACGCAAGCACTCAGCGCTCGCTCGCCTTGCGCAGCGCGGGCTGCGGCTGGTTCTTCGCTTCCGAGACATCTTGCTTGAGTCGTTCGATCGCCTCGGCAAGCTGGCGGTCGTCGCCTCGGGGCCATTCGCCGGGCTCGGGCCAGACAATCACGTCGGGCACCGCCCCATTGAGTTCCATGTCCTCGCCGGTCCCGGCCACGTACCAGCCTCGGAAGGGCAACCGCAAGGTGCCAAGGTCCATGATCGAGGTCGCCCCCGTGCTAATCACTCCTCCGGCCGTCGGCACGCCGACCAGAGGCCCCCGGCCGAGCGTCTTGATGGCGTGGCTGAAGATCTCGGCATTGCTGAAACTGTTCTGATTGCAAAGCACAACGATCGGCCGGGACCACGAAGCGAACACCTTGCGGTCCTGCGGATAACCGGGGTTCCCCCCTCGGGGAACGGTGATCGCGTGAAACGGCTGCGTGAGGCTCGTGAGCAACAGGTCGGCCGTCGAACCACCGCCGTTCTCGCGAACGTCGATGACCAGCCCTTCCTTGCCCGCGGCGGCCGAGTACAGCTCTTCCTGGAACTTCGAGAAGCTCGCCCCGTTCATCGCCCGGATATGCAGGTAGCCGAGCGTCCCGTCGCTGGCCTCCTCCACCGCCTTACGGTTCCCCTTCACCCAGGCGTCGTAGAGCAACGATCGGGCCGCGCCGAAGGAGATCGGCCGCAAGGTCACCGAGCGTTCTTCCCCCTCGTCGTTCTGAACCGTCAGCGTGATGTCTCGGGCCAGGGGGCCGTTAAGGATCTTGGTCAGGTCCATGTCGGGATCAACCGTCTCGCCGTCGATGGCCAGGATGATCTCTCCCGGCTCGATCGTCGATCGGGTCTGATCGGCTGGTCCTCCCGGCAAAACGTCTCGGACCTTCAGGCCCGGCCCCTGGTGCTCGGGATCGAACCGCACGCCCAGGTGGGCGGTCGAGATGCTCCAGTCTCCTCGAACCGGCTCGATCGTATCGTTGCCCCTCGGCGAGAAGCCCAGGTGCGAGCCGTTCAGTTCGCCAAGCATCAGGCGAACGACCTCGGCGAACATCGACCGATCCACGCTCGACGCCGCCAGGTCGGCGTATTTTCGGCGGATCGCATCCCAGTTGCGGTTGTTCAGGTTTTCGTCGTACCAGCGGTCGCGCATCGTCCGCCAGGCCATGTCGAAAGCCGCGCCGTACTTGGCCGCGCGGTCGATCTCCTGAAGGGCCGTGAAGGGGTATTTCGACACCGAGTTGCCCGAGCCCGAGATGCTCGTCGGCACTCCTTCCAGGTTACCGACGATCTGATCCCCTTGTTTCAACCATCGAGCATCGCCGAGCGTTTCACTTGACAATCGCTTGGGAGCGAGGTCTCCCGTCGGCTCGATGGTGTACGTCCCCGACTGACCGTCGATGTTCGCCCGGAAGGCCAGCCGCTTCGAATCAGGAGACCAGAACAAGCCCCCTTCCGACGCATTCGGAATCTGAACGCGGCGAATCCGCTCGTGGATGTCGTCGAAGTCGATCACAACCTTCGGAATCTCGTCCTTCTCGTCCTCGTCCGATTCGTCGGAGTCCTTCTCCCCGTTCTCTTCGTCCGAGTCCTTCTCCTCGGCCTCCTCGTCGTCGGGTTCCCCGTTGGGGTTCGGAGTGTCCCCCTTGCCGTCGCGACCGCCGTTGCCCTTTTCCTTGCGGGCCTTGCGGATCTTCTCGATCGCTTCCTCGATCATCCGGTCGCGGCGGCCCAGTTCGTCGTCCTCGCGGCGGAGGAAGACGAAATGAATGTCCACCTCGCCATCCACCCCCCGATTCCCGGTGAAGGCCAGGATCGTGCCGTCGGGCGACCAGGCGGGGTTGCCGTCGTTGCTCGGGTGCTTCGAGACGTTGAACGGCTCGCGGGAGCCGTCGATCGGCACAATCCAGACGTCGGCGTTGAACTCGTCGTCATCTCGGGCGAAGGCGATCCACTGGCCGTCGGGCGACCAGCAGAACTGAGGGGCATTCCAGCCTTCCAGAATCCGCTTCGGATTCGTGCCGTCGGCGTCCATGATCCAGAGGTCGCCGTTCCCCTTCACAAAGGCGACCTTCGACCCCTCGGGGCTCCATTCCAGGCGAGACTCGACGGCGGCATCCTGTGTCAGCCGCTCCAGGTCGAACGTTGTGTTTTGCCACCAGAACAGTTCAGCGTCGGCGCGGGTCGCCCGCCAGAGGTCGCACTGCCCTTCGGTGTCGCTCACGAACAGGATCGACTCGCCATCGGGCGCAAAGACCGGCGACCGCTCCTCCTCGGGCGTGCTCGTCACCTGGACCGGCTCTTTCAAGACCGTGTCCATCACCCAGAGATCCCCCCCGGCGATGAAGGCGATCTCCAGGCCGTCTTGCGAGAAGGCCACCTCCGAGGCGCGATCGAGGTTCACCCGGCTCGCCTCGGGCACCAGAGCCGCGGCCTCGTGCTCGATGGCGATCTTCGTCGGCTTCGGCCGATCGGCGGTCGGATCGATCCGGTAGAGGTCAAACAGGTGCCGGAAGACCAGGGTCGAGCCATCGGCCGAGAGGGTCGGAAGGATGACCGAGTCGTCCTCGAAGCTCGTCAAGGCCCGATCCTCGCCCGATTCGAGCGTGTGTTCCCTCAGGTTCAAGGCCCCGTTGTGCTCGCCCACGTAGTAAAACCCCTCGCCGTCGGGCTTCCAGAGCGGCCAGCGGGCCCCTCCTTCGGGATCAAGCACCTTCGAGAATTCACCCGACTCCCGATCATAGCTCCAGATCTGGGCATCCTGGGATCCGCGATACCCCTTGCGCCACCAGGCCACCCCTTCCCGAACGAACAGCAACGTCGATCCGTCGGGCGACAGCGAGCCCTCGGAGCCATAGGCGTCGAACACCGGATGCTCGGCCGATCGCTCCTCGGCGTCGATCAGAAAGAAGCGTTCGGCGTGCCTCCAGAAGTGGTCGCGCGAGGCGTTGACCAGCAGTTGCCGACCGTCGGGCGACCACCCTTCCAGACCATAGCCTTCGCTATGAGCCGTCAACGGCACCGGCACGCCCCCCGAGGCGGGCATCCGGTAGACCTGCCGACCGTCTTCTCGATCGGAAACAAAGGCAATCGTCGCACCATCGGGAGCGAAGGCCGGGTCGGTATCGCGGCCGGGATGGAAGGTCAGGCGACGGGCGGTCCCTCCTTCGGTCGAGACGGTCCAGAGATCCCCCGCCCAGGAGAAGACCAGCGTCGAGCCATCCGGAGAGAGCGCCGGCGAATCGGCCAGTTGAATCGGCTCCGGCCCGTTCGCCCCCACCGGATCGGCCCCGCAAAGGACGAACCCAAGCGCGGCCAACCACCCCGCCCCCATCGACCGGAGGGGACTCGACGCGAACACAGACACCGGCATGGGCCACTCCCTCAACGAGGTTTCACGCAATGGTGCTTCCGCGGATCGCCCATCTTACCGAAAATGATCCAGGAGAATCAGCCCCCGGTCTCTTTGATGTCGTGTTCCATCGGCATGGGTTCTTCAGAACCGCTGTACGGTTCTTCCCGGGAGGTTGTTGAATCGCTTTGACAACCGCCGACACCGCGAATTAGGCTTACGGACGGCCGTCACCAATGGCGGGGCGGCTCCGTATCCCTGATCATCGGAGGATGCGGGAGATCGGTCCCTCCCCCTATCCATTCCCGACTCAACTCATCCTCGACCTTTGGCACCACGAGCCATCACATCCATGAGCATCAAGCCGTTCGACCGCGACGCCCTCCGCGATCGCGTCCGCAACGCGACCCCCTTCCCGAGCCTCTGCATCGATGGCTTTCTTGAGGAAGACTTCGCCAATCGGGTGCTCGCCGCCTTCCCGACGTTCGAACAAGCCGCCTCGATGGGCCGCGAGTTCGCCGCCCTGAACGAGCGCGGCAAGGTCCAGCTCACCGACTCCTCGAAGTTCCCCGAGCCGATCGCCGAGCTGAACCGTCTGCTCGCCTCTCCCGAGTTCCGCGACGACCTCTCCTACATCTTCGAGATCCCCGACCTGCTCGACGACCCGAAGCTCATCGGCGGCGGGATGCACCAGACCGGCCCCCAGGGGCACCTCGACGTCCACGTCGACTTCAACTACATCCCCGACCGAAAGCTCCACCGCCGTCTGAACATCCTCGTCTACTTCAACAAGGACTGGAAGCCCGAGTGGGGCGGCAACGTCGAGCTCTGGGACAAGCGGGTCAAGGTCTGCCACCACTCCTTCTCGCCGATCTTCAACCGCTGCGTGATCTTCGCCACCAGCCCGATCAGCTATCACGGCGTCACCGCGGTCAAGTGTCCTCCGGGGAACACCCGCAAGTCGTTCGCCGGCTACTACTACACCGAGCAGGCCCCCGAAGGCTGGGACGGCACCATCCACTCCACCATCTTCAAGGCCCGCCCCAATGAGGTCCTCAAAGGCAAGGTCCTCATGCCCGCCGAGAAGATGAGCCGATGGGTCCGCCGCACCCTCCACGACGCCAAGAAGCTCATCAAGAGCAAGTAAGCCCCCCTCTCGTCGATCAAAGGGCGCGAGCGGCATCCCGACCGTCCGCGCGACCCTGACCTCTCCCTCTCCCAACTCGTTCCCCGTTCGCGGGGGAGCGGGTGGCAACGGCCAATTCAACCCTCTCCCCCGCGACGGGGAAGAGGGTGGCCGCAAGGCCGGGTGAGGGGGATCCCTGCGACGCTCAAGAGCCTGGCTCCGTCTACGCCGTCTTTATTCTCACTCGGCAAAGGCCGAACGAGGAAGCATCACCGCAACCCCCTCTCGACCCTTAACCCATCGAGGGCGGTGCCGCTGCCCCTCGGTGGCCGAGCAAAAAGACATTCCCGGCCCCGACGGTCGACTCCAACGCGGCGATCAACGCATCATCATGCCGGACTCGCCACGACGCCCCGGCGCGGAAGATGGCCCGGTGGGCGTTCGGCAGACCGAAGACCTCGAAGTAGACCTCCAGGTTCCCCTGATACTGCCCGAGCACCCGGCCCAATCGGTCGAGTTCCTGTGCGCCGTGCGCCCCCTTGTTCAGGCGAACGACCAGGCCCCGGCACAGCTCGGCCCCGGCCCGCTCGATGGGGATGATCCGGCTGACGATCAGCTCGGCCGGCTCGCGCTGGCGGCTGAGCTGGCCTCGGACGAAGCAGATCAGGTCGTCGCGAACCAGATCCTGCTGCTTGGCGAACTCCTCGGGCCAGAGCATTGCCGGGGTCGAGCCGGTCAGATCCTCGACCGAGAGCTTGGCCATCCGCGTCAGGCCCGATCGGCTCTTTTGCACGTTCCGGACCTTCACCCCGGCCAGGATGCCACCGAGGACCACCTCAACCTTGTCCGGCAGCTCGCTCAGTTGCGAAACGGTGTGGGTGCGGAAGGCCTCGATCAGGGCCTCATGCCGCGCCAGGGGATGGCTCGACATATAAAAGCCCAGCACCTTCTTTTCCTCGGCCAGCCGCTCGGCGTCGGACATCTCGGGAACATCGGGCAGGCTGGTGACGATCGTCTCCGGCTCGGCCACGGCCACGGCCGCATCGAAGGCGTCGAACAGGCTCTTTTGCCCTCGCTTGCGGTCCTCCTGCCGGGCCTGCCCCCCCTGAACGGCCCGAGGGAGCACAGCAAGGAGTTGGCTCCGACGAGCGCCCAGCGTATCGAACGCCCCGGCCTTGATGAGGGTTTCCGTCACCCCCTGGCCGACCTCCTTCGACGGCACGCGCTCGCAGAAGTCATCGAGGCTGGTGAACGGGCCTCCGGTCGTACGGGCCTCGACAATCGTCTCGACCGCCTTGAAGCCAACCCCCTTGATCGACCCGAGGCCGAAGTGAATCGTCTTCTCCTGATCGGCCGGGCGGAAGCCGACAACCCCTTCGTTGACGTTCGGCGGCAGGACGGCCAGGCCCATGCGCCGACAGTCGTCGATATGCTCCACAAAGAACTTTTCCCGCTCCGAACCGTCCATCTCGGAGGTGAGCACGGCGGCCATGTACTCGGTCGGGTAGTGCGTCTTCAGGTAGGCGGTCTGATAGGCGACGAGGGCATAGGCGGTCGAGTGGCTCTTGTTGAAGCCGTAGCCGCCGAAGAACTCGATCAGATCAAAGATTTCCTTGGCTTTTGCCTTGTCGAGCCCCCGCTCGACCGCGCCGAGCATGAACGCCTCGCGGCCGGCCGCAATCACGTCGGTCTTCTTCTTCGAGATCGCTTTGATAGTTGCGTATGCTTTGCTCAGTTCAATCCCGCCCAGCCTGTTCAAGATCCGCATGACCTGTTCCTGGTAGACCATGATCCCGTAGGTCTCTTCCAGGACGTCCTTCATGACCGGGTGCGGATAGTCGGCCGCTTCCCGGCCGTGCTTGCGGTTGACGTAGCTATCGACCATGCCGCCGTTGAGCGGGCCGGGACGATAGAGGGCGTTCGTGGCGATGATGTCGGCGAAGCGGTCGGGCTTCATCTTGATGAGCAGGTCGCGAATGCCAGCCGATTCGAGCTGGAAGACCCCCTTCGTCTCCCCTCGCTGCAAGAGGGCAAACGTCTCGGGGTCGTCCAGCGGCAGGGCGTCGAGATCGACCGGGTTGTCCGGGTGCCGCTCGTTGATCATCTTCACGGCGGCGGCCAGGCTCGTCAGGTTCCGCAGGCCGAGGAAGTCGACCTTCAAGAGCCCCGCCTTCTCGACGTCCCCCATGTCCCACTGGGTCGAGACGACCTCCTTGCTCTTGTCCTTGTTCGGGATCTTCTGCAAGGGGCAGAGGTCGCGCAGGGGGCGGTCGGCGATGACCACGCCCGCGGCGTGCGTACCGACGTTGCGGACCGTGCCTTCGAGCCGCCGGGAGAACTCGATCATCCGGCCGATATCGGGGTCGCGGTCGGCCTCGGCCCGAAGGGCGGGCTCCTTCTTGAGGGCCTCGTCGAGCGTGATGTTCAGGACGTTCGGCACCAGCTTCTTGACCGTCTCGACCTTCGCCAGCGGAATCCCGAGCGCTCGGCCCACGTCGGTCATCGCCGCCTTGGCCTTCAACGTGCCGAAGGTGCCGATCTGCGCGACGTTGTCGCCGCCGTACTTCTTGCGGACGTACTCGATGACCTCATAGCGCCGCTCCTGGCAGAGGTCGATGTCGATATCAGGCGCTTCCGATCGGTTCGGGTCGAGGAACCGCTCGAACAGCAGGTCATACGTCAAGGGATCGACATGACTGAGCTTCAGGGCATACGCCACCAACGCCCCGCAGGCCGAGCCTCGGGCGGTGGTCGGAATTCCCTGTTCGTGGGCGTAGCGCACGAAGTCCCAGACGATGAGGAAGTAGGCCGAGAAGCCCATCCGGGCGATGATCCCCAGCTCGTGGTCGAGCCGTTCCTGTGCCTCGGGGGGGATCGGGTCGCCGAAGCGCTCGCGGAGCCCTTCCTCGCAGACCTCGCGGAGGTACTCGTCCGGCGTCTTGCCTGCCGGCGGGTCGAAGGCGGGAAAGCAGCGCTTGCCGAGGCCGAAGCTCTCGTAGTTCGGCTCGACCGACTCGGCGATCCGGTGCGTCAGGGTCAGCGCCTCGTCCAGACCCGGCATGGCCGCGCTCATCTCCTCGGGGGAGCGGACGAAGTACTCCTGCGAGTCGAACTTCAGGCGGGTCGGGTCGTCGAAGGTCTTGCCCGAGCTGACGCAGAGCAGGACGTCGTGCGACTCGGCGTCCTCTCGGGTCAGGTAGTGGGCGTCACTCGTCGCCACCAGCGGGAAGCCCCGACGGCGGGCGAAGTCGAGCGAGCGATCCAGGTGCTCGGCCTGAACGTGGTAGCCGTTGTTCTGGATCTCGACGAAAACGTGTTCAGGTCCGAAGATCCGTTGATACCAGGCGACGAGCTTCTCAGCCTCCTCGACCCGGTCGTTGAGGATCAGGTCGGAGTACTCGGAGGAGACGCAGCCGGTCAGGCAGGTGATTCCCTCGGCGTGGCGTTCGAGGATCTCGTGGTCGATCCGGGGTTTGTAGTAGTACCCTTCGAGGAAGGCCAGCGACGAGAGGCGGATCAGGTTGCGGAACCCCTCGCCGGTGCGGGCGAGCAAGGTCAGGTGGAAGTAGTGCTTCTTCTTCTGGACCCCGCCGGCGCTGCGGTCGGTCCGGTGGCGGGGGGCGACATACGCCTCCATGCCGACAATCGGCTTGATGCCGGCAGCCTTCGACTCGCGGAGGAACTCGACGGCCCCGTACAGGTTGCCGTGGTCGGTCAGGGCCAGCGACTCCATCCCCAAGGCCTTGGCCCGTCGGGTCAGCTCGGGCAGTCGAGAACCGCCGTCGAGCAGGCTGTAGTGGCTGTGGCAGTGCAGGTGGACGAAGGGCGGGGCGCTGGGCATCTCGCTCTCCTCGGGCGGATCGCGGTCTCGAACGTCGGGGGGCCGGACGGGCGGTCGCTCGGCTCGGGCGGAAGGAGGGCAACGGACCGATCGGCGTCTCGTTGGCACGCGAACCACTGTACCGACGAACACACAAGAGTGTACCGAAAAATCCGGGATCCGGCCAGGCGCACGGACGTGTCGCACGCACGCCCGTCCAGTTCCATCGTACCCGGTATCGGCTCGGGATCGCGGTCAGCTTCGGTCAGCTCTTGAAGCAGCGTTCGGATCGTCGCGGTGAGGAAGGATCGCAGGGGTTTGGGAAGGCGATCCGGTGGCGAGGGGAGACGGGCCTCGTGCGGCAGGTTGTTCAAGCCAGGGCGTTCGGCCTTGGAAGGCCAGCGGAGGGAACGGGAGCCGGGCAAGCACTCCCATTTGCGAGGCCGGCCAGGCGATCGGCGGTCCCGCAAGGCATCGCGGTCGGGCCGGGCGTGGCCGAAGCCACGCCACGGGTCGACCGGAATTGCACGCGGCGTGATCAGACGGAAACCAGTTCGGCCTCCTGCTCGACCACCGTCGCACCCTCGGGCGTCTCGTCGTCCGAGTCTCCCTTGCCGAGTCCTTGAACCAGGGCGCCCAGCTGCAGCGCGAGCAGGCGATCCGAAGGGGTCTGGCAGCGGAGCAGTTCGAGGAACGCCTCAGCTCCGATGATGACCGCCTTGGGCTTGCTGTGGATCGTCAGGACGTAGCGGC encodes:
- a CDS encoding YybH family protein, with the translated sequence MTFRESLEEHLRAIKMRDLPALMATLPEGELTLIRPDGQRLRSVDEFVALYRDWFASPSWTIETRLEELTECDALGLAVVHVTYRDEPPDGDRWVQRAYYTFAFARQGQRWVLIHDQATPIQPMK
- a CDS encoding type II toxin-antitoxin system prevent-host-death family antitoxin, which encodes MPQSRVRFIGSRELHRDLPKVLESLEDNDSRYVLTIHSKPKAVIIGAEAFLELLRCQTPSDRLLALQLGALVQGLGKGDSDDETPEGATVVEQEAELVSV
- a CDS encoding S41 family peptidase, with product MPVSVFASSPLRSMGAGWLAALGFVLCGADPVGANGPEPIQLADSPALSPDGSTLVFSWAGDLWTVSTEGGTARRLTFHPGRDTDPAFAPDGATIAFVSDREDGRQVYRMPASGGVPVPLTAHSEGYGLEGWSPDGRQLLVNASRDHFWRHAERFFLIDAEERSAEHPVFDAYGSEGSLSPDGSTLLFVREGVAWWRKGYRGSQDAQIWSYDRESGEFSKVLDPEGGARWPLWKPDGEGFYYVGEHNGALNLREHTLESGEDRALTSFEDDSVILPTLSADGSTLVFRHLFDLYRIDPTADRPKPTKIAIEHEAAALVPEASRVNLDRASEVAFSQDGLEIAFIAGGDLWVMDTVLKEPVQVTSTPEEERSPVFAPDGESILFVSDTEGQCDLWRATRADAELFWWQNTTFDLERLTQDAAVESRLEWSPEGSKVAFVKGNGDLWIMDADGTNPKRILEGWNAPQFCWSPDGQWIAFARDDDEFNADVWIVPIDGSREPFNVSKHPSNDGNPAWSPDGTILAFTGNRGVDGEVDIHFVFLRREDDELGRRDRMIEEAIEKIRKARKEKGNGGRDGKGDTPNPNGEPDDEEAEEKDSDEENGEKDSDESDEDEKDEIPKVVIDFDDIHERIRRVQIPNASEGGLFWSPDSKRLAFRANIDGQSGTYTIEPTGDLAPKRLSSETLGDARWLKQGDQIVGNLEGVPTSISGSGNSVSKYPFTALQEIDRAAKYGAAFDMAWRTMRDRWYDENLNNRNWDAIRRKYADLAASSVDRSMFAEVVRLMLGELNGSHLGFSPRGNDTIEPVRGDWSISTAHLGVRFDPEHQGPGLKVRDVLPGGPADQTRSTIEPGEIILAIDGETVDPDMDLTKILNGPLARDITLTVQNDEGEERSVTLRPISFGAARSLLYDAWVKGNRKAVEEASDGTLGYLHIRAMNGASFSKFQEELYSAAAGKEGLVIDVRENGGGSTADLLLTSLTQPFHAITVPRGGNPGYPQDRKVFASWSRPIVVLCNQNSFSNAEIFSHAIKTLGRGPLVGVPTAGGVISTGATSIMDLGTLRLPFRGWYVAGTGEDMELNGAVPDVIVWPEPGEWPRGDDRQLAEAIERLKQDVSEAKNQPQPALRKASER
- a CDS encoding 2OG-Fe(II) oxygenase; protein product: MSIKPFDRDALRDRVRNATPFPSLCIDGFLEEDFANRVLAAFPTFEQAASMGREFAALNERGKVQLTDSSKFPEPIAELNRLLASPEFRDDLSYIFEIPDLLDDPKLIGGGMHQTGPQGHLDVHVDFNYIPDRKLHRRLNILVYFNKDWKPEWGGNVELWDKRVKVCHHSFSPIFNRCVIFATSPISYHGVTAVKCPPGNTRKSFAGYYYTEQAPEGWDGTIHSTIFKARPNEVLKGKVLMPAEKMSRWVRRTLHDAKKLIKSK
- the dnaE gene encoding DNA polymerase III subunit alpha, whose product is MPSAPPFVHLHCHSHYSLLDGGSRLPELTRRAKALGMESLALTDHGNLYGAVEFLRESKAAGIKPIVGMEAYVAPRHRTDRSAGGVQKKKHYFHLTLLARTGEGFRNLIRLSSLAFLEGYYYKPRIDHEILERHAEGITCLTGCVSSEYSDLILNDRVEEAEKLVAWYQRIFGPEHVFVEIQNNGYHVQAEHLDRSLDFARRRGFPLVATSDAHYLTREDAESHDVLLCVSSGKTFDDPTRLKFDSQEYFVRSPEEMSAAMPGLDEALTLTHRIAESVEPNYESFGLGKRCFPAFDPPAGKTPDEYLREVCEEGLRERFGDPIPPEAQERLDHELGIIARMGFSAYFLIVWDFVRYAHEQGIPTTARGSACGALVAYALKLSHVDPLTYDLLFERFLDPNRSEAPDIDIDLCQERRYEVIEYVRKKYGGDNVAQIGTFGTLKAKAAMTDVGRALGIPLAKVETVKKLVPNVLNITLDEALKKEPALRAEADRDPDIGRMIEFSRRLEGTVRNVGTHAAGVVIADRPLRDLCPLQKIPNKDKSKEVVSTQWDMGDVEKAGLLKVDFLGLRNLTSLAAAVKMINERHPDNPVDLDALPLDDPETFALLQRGETKGVFQLESAGIRDLLIKMKPDRFADIIATNALYRPGPLNGGMVDSYVNRKHGREAADYPHPVMKDVLEETYGIMVYQEQVMRILNRLGGIELSKAYATIKAISKKKTDVIAAGREAFMLGAVERGLDKAKAKEIFDLIEFFGGYGFNKSHSTAYALVAYQTAYLKTHYPTEYMAAVLTSEMDGSEREKFFVEHIDDCRRMGLAVLPPNVNEGVVGFRPADQEKTIHFGLGSIKGVGFKAVETIVEARTTGGPFTSLDDFCERVPSKEVGQGVTETLIKAGAFDTLGARRSQLLAVLPRAVQGGQARQEDRKRGQKSLFDAFDAAVAVAEPETIVTSLPDVPEMSDAERLAEEKKVLGFYMSSHPLARHEALIEAFRTHTVSQLSELPDKVEVVLGGILAGVKVRNVQKSRSGLTRMAKLSVEDLTGSTPAMLWPEEFAKQQDLVRDDLICFVRGQLSRQREPAELIVSRIIPIERAGAELCRGLVVRLNKGAHGAQELDRLGRVLGQYQGNLEVYFEVFGLPNAHRAIFRAGASWRVRHDDALIAALESTVGAGNVFLLGHRGAAAPPSMG